Proteins found in one Chlamydia sp. 04-14 genomic segment:
- the rpmG gene encoding 50S ribosomal protein L33 has translation MASKNREIIKLRSSESSDMYWTVKNKRKTTGRLELKKYDKKLRRHVIFKEAK, from the coding sequence ATGGCTAGTAAGAATCGTGAAATCATTAAATTAAGAAGTTCTGAAAGTTCTGATATGTACTGGACTGTTAAAAACAAAAGAAAAACAACAGGTCGACTAGAACTCAAAAAATATGATAAAAAACTGCGTAGGCACGTAATTTTCAAAGAAGCTAAGTAA
- a CDS encoding 4-hydroxybenzoate octaprenyltransferase, giving the protein MQMKYFKQLLNMKYALFSAIFLSATTIFALTFPEISSAFPEKGFTTLLIGGCAFFCARTVGILMNRIIDYNIDKKNPRTSSRVLPRKKLSFNFVSLVMTIALFFFVILSMFLNEECTWLALVSIILMAVYAYAKRVTYLSHWMLGLIYYLAILMNFYALSSGPLSLKMFTIVSLWGITAAMIIAANDIIYAIQDLDFDREEKLYSIPACFGKEKAIRIASGCLIISLVSYLAMTFLASFTKLSLLLSLFPILVIFRTIKNYHNMDKKNANLERCFFRGNVYLALSFFVVMVSLSLS; this is encoded by the coding sequence ATGCAAATGAAATATTTTAAACAGTTGTTAAACATGAAATATGCCCTATTTTCGGCTATATTTTTATCCGCAACTACAATATTCGCTTTGACATTTCCAGAAATTTCATCAGCATTTCCTGAGAAAGGATTCACAACACTATTGATTGGAGGGTGTGCTTTTTTCTGTGCCAGAACAGTGGGGATCTTAATGAATCGGATCATCGATTACAACATAGATAAGAAAAACCCCAGAACCTCTTCTAGGGTATTACCTAGAAAGAAACTCTCATTCAACTTTGTTTCATTAGTTATGACTATAGCCTTGTTCTTCTTTGTCATTCTAAGCATGTTTTTAAATGAAGAATGTACATGGCTAGCTTTAGTATCCATTATTCTTATGGCTGTTTATGCTTATGCAAAACGTGTTACTTACTTATCTCATTGGATGTTGGGATTAATTTATTATCTGGCAATTCTTATGAATTTTTATGCCTTATCCTCAGGCCCTCTTTCTTTAAAAATGTTCACTATAGTTTCTTTGTGGGGAATAACAGCAGCGATGATCATTGCTGCTAATGATATTATCTATGCAATTCAAGATTTAGATTTTGATAGAGAAGAAAAGCTCTATAGCATCCCTGCATGTTTTGGGAAAGAAAAGGCTATTCGCATTGCCTCAGGATGTCTAATAATCAGCCTGGTTTCCTATTTAGCAATGACTTTTCTTGCATCTTTTACTAAATTAAGTCTTCTATTATCTCTTTTCCCCATCCTAGTCATTTTCAGAACCATTAAAAACTACCATAACATGGATAAAAAAAATGCCAATCTTGAGAGATGTTTTTTTAGGGGAAACGTCTACCTTGCTTTATCCTTTTTCGTAGTCATGGTAAGTTTATCACTTTCATAA
- a CDS encoding YecA family protein translates to MSKKVNRNDPCPCGSNKKYKQCCLAKDSQPARYTSEGKFKFSAEVLASGEEGNSCTQLFQRLSESLTSEQKQAIDKYHEITKNKTAPGKKTVKKAQAKEDRLVSEQLKKHNFQVMETNLPTEHSIEQTNQDTSFVSEDFIPTQEDYRISENTDSDLEENNQ, encoded by the coding sequence ATGTCAAAAAAAGTTAATAGAAATGATCCATGCCCATGCGGTTCTAATAAGAAATATAAGCAATGTTGTCTTGCTAAAGACAGTCAACCTGCTCGTTACACTTCTGAAGGCAAGTTTAAGTTTTCTGCAGAAGTACTTGCTTCGGGTGAAGAAGGAAATAGCTGCACACAATTATTCCAACGTCTTTCTGAAAGCTTAACATCTGAGCAAAAGCAAGCAATTGATAAATATCACGAAATCACCAAGAATAAAACAGCTCCTGGAAAGAAAACTGTTAAAAAGGCTCAAGCCAAGGAAGACCGTTTGGTTTCAGAGCAACTTAAGAAGCATAATTTTCAAGTTATGGAAACGAATCTCCCTACAGAGCATTCGATTGAACAGACTAATCAGGACACAAGTTTTGTTTCTGAAGACTTTATTCCCACACAAGAAGACTACCGTATATCAGAAAATACTGATTCTGACTTGGAAGAAAATAACCAATAG
- a CDS encoding LOG family protein: MRFICFALLMCIPTSAVSSQEWEAKHINDCEQIVCSTEFHQDHGPWIVVAGGCYTTDENYKKAQTTGHLLAKNGYSVVTGSGPGIMEAANAGASQAGGTSLGFILKGEDLNDHIPQGNYCQVSHISHRLQGMIGNSSGCIVFPGGLGTVDEVFFALDNFRYQETPNPVVLVGTQFWGPLVEWMKNLHYTHTCPQNLYLVDSSEDAVEVIQSHYKNQSCSFSSN, encoded by the coding sequence ATGCGGTTTATTTGTTTTGCGTTATTGATGTGTATTCCCACATCAGCGGTATCTTCTCAGGAATGGGAAGCTAAGCACATTAATGATTGTGAACAGATCGTCTGTTCGACTGAATTTCATCAAGATCACGGTCCATGGATAGTTGTAGCGGGGGGATGCTATACTACAGATGAAAATTATAAAAAGGCTCAAACCACCGGTCATTTATTAGCTAAGAATGGCTATTCCGTGGTTACAGGATCTGGTCCTGGAATTATGGAAGCGGCTAACGCTGGAGCCTCACAGGCAGGAGGAACATCTTTAGGATTCATCTTAAAGGGTGAAGACCTGAATGATCATATACCTCAAGGAAATTATTGTCAGGTTTCGCATATCTCCCACCGTTTACAGGGAATGATCGGAAATTCTTCAGGTTGTATCGTCTTCCCCGGAGGGTTAGGTACGGTAGATGAGGTCTTCTTCGCTTTAGATAACTTTAGGTATCAAGAGACTCCAAATCCCGTTGTCCTAGTAGGCACGCAGTTTTGGGGACCTTTGGTAGAGTGGATGAAAAATTTACATTACACTCACACATGTCCACAAAACTTATACCTAGTTGATTCATCAGAAGACGCTGTTGAAGTCATTCAATCTCATTACAAGAACCAGTCTTGTAGCTTTTCTTCTAATTAA
- the surE gene encoding 5'/3'-nucleotidase SurE yields MNKRLKILLTNDDGISAKGMSLLVANLLKANFADLYIVAPSTEQSGKSMSFSYTQPVSIESVDYPQPVAGAWSVSGSPVDCVKLALGDLFRDSLPDLVLSGINHGSNAGRNIFYSGTAGAAMEAILSGIPSIAFSQEQHISFFQEDSAPELLKKLSLYALSTPFPILTGFNVNFPASERNEAWKGMRLVPTGKEFACGLPKLLSSDGKRKSFSLSDCQIVIDEDISDECRSLLDNYITVVPLLVRNSPLALTSELEFQQLKEDFEEFVGSEVDTRLSDV; encoded by the coding sequence ATGAACAAAAGATTAAAGATTCTATTAACTAACGATGACGGTATTTCGGCGAAAGGAATGAGTCTTTTAGTCGCCAACTTACTAAAAGCTAATTTCGCGGATCTATACATAGTAGCTCCAAGTACAGAACAATCAGGGAAAAGCATGTCATTTTCCTACACACAACCCGTCTCTATTGAAAGTGTTGATTACCCTCAACCTGTCGCAGGTGCTTGGTCTGTTTCTGGTAGTCCTGTGGATTGTGTGAAACTTGCATTGGGTGATTTGTTCCGTGATTCTTTACCCGATCTTGTGTTATCGGGAATCAATCATGGATCTAATGCCGGAAGAAATATCTTTTACTCCGGAACCGCTGGTGCGGCTATGGAGGCTATTTTATCAGGCATCCCTTCAATAGCATTTTCTCAAGAACAACATATTTCCTTCTTTCAAGAAGATTCTGCTCCTGAACTATTGAAAAAGCTATCATTATATGCTTTGTCGACCCCCTTTCCTATTCTTACAGGTTTTAATGTTAATTTTCCTGCTAGTGAACGTAATGAGGCGTGGAAAGGGATGCGACTTGTTCCTACAGGTAAAGAATTTGCCTGTGGTTTACCTAAACTCTTAAGTAGTGATGGTAAACGTAAGAGTTTTTCTCTAAGTGATTGTCAGATAGTAATAGATGAAGATATTTCTGATGAATGTCGCTCTCTTTTAGACAACTACATTACAGTAGTTCCTTTATTAGTAAGAAATTCTCCACTAGCTTTAACTAGTGAATTGGAATTTCAACAACTAAAGGAAGATTTTGAAGAGTTCGTTGGTTCTGAAGTCGACACTAGATTATCTGATGTCTAA
- a CDS encoding tRNA 2-thiocytidine biosynthesis TtcA family protein, whose translation MSILHLHPPWIKAGKRIESLVRKALYTYSMLENHTKIVVALSGGKDSLSLLLMLKAISGRGFPEIDLYAVNIGGKYSCGAEVSQKYLANICDKIQVPFTSITSPYDPETPECYSCSQVRRRLLFQAAKEIGATAVAFGHHRDDVVQTALMNLLHKAEFAGMLPVLDMIHFDITILRPLILTPESWIRKFAKESGFARVTCRCPVVSLRTKTEAALKLLEDVFPQARHNIALAIEQHGLSKAQKNKTN comes from the coding sequence ATGTCTATTCTGCATTTACATCCACCTTGGATTAAAGCCGGCAAACGCATAGAAAGTTTGGTCCGCAAAGCTTTATACACTTATTCTATGTTAGAAAATCACACTAAGATTGTTGTAGCTCTTAGTGGTGGTAAAGATAGCCTTTCGTTACTTTTAATGCTGAAGGCTATTTCAGGAAGAGGTTTTCCTGAAATTGATCTTTATGCTGTTAATATTGGCGGGAAATATTCCTGTGGCGCAGAAGTTAGCCAGAAATACTTAGCAAATATCTGTGATAAAATCCAGGTCCCCTTTACTTCTATAACCTCCCCTTATGATCCTGAGACTCCGGAATGCTATTCATGTTCTCAGGTTAGAAGACGGCTGCTTTTCCAAGCAGCAAAAGAAATAGGCGCTACTGCCGTAGCTTTTGGGCATCATCGAGATGATGTAGTGCAAACAGCTTTAATGAACCTTTTACATAAAGCAGAGTTTGCAGGGATGCTCCCTGTTCTAGACATGATACATTTTGATATTACAATTTTACGCCCTTTAATTCTTACTCCCGAATCATGGATACGTAAATTTGCTAAAGAAAGTGGCTTTGCTCGTGTTACTTGTCGTTGTCCTGTTGTCTCTTTAAGAACAAAAACAGAGGCAGCCTTAAAGTTATTAGAAGATGTTTTTCCTCAAGCACGACATAATATTGCTTTAGCAATTGAACAACACGGGTTGTCAAAAGCTCAAAAAAACAAAACTAATTAA
- a CDS encoding ABC transporter permease → MKLELLIAFKYLIPRKKRLSSAIVSIFSIGIISLVTWLSIVFISVIYGLEQRWIHDLSLLHSPIKILPSSVYYDSYYYQVDRHADLSQYTTKTIGEKLASSFIDPYDPNIDYSLPENFPVPDTNPNGDLKDPVKIAFQSLIPYLNQNQAQLLEFEEGIGYVQMDRIINPSKSESRTFSQFVAYSSDEVYKDRILPYDHTDYSSEILNPFNSSDEGWKKDFANLQNTYRGSSIILPINYRDMGYRVGDRSDLSIFSPETQKEIKHPVYVIGFYNPGLSPMGSKIVFIDMNLASLIRSESTGLGMHNGLHVFFPNTKQITPIKNQIQAILNQAGVDQYWEVSSLYDYQYFKPILDQLRSDQVLFLLVSIIILIVACSNVVTMSILLVNNKKKEIGILKAMGTPSRSLKIIFGFCGALSGAIGVVFGTTFAIVTMKNLSLITRGLSYLQGREAFNSSFFGQGLPQEIHIPTIAILGLGTLVLAAISGALPARKVAKMHVSDILKAE, encoded by the coding sequence ATGAAATTAGAACTTCTAATTGCTTTTAAGTATCTAATACCAAGAAAGAAAAGATTATCTTCAGCCATTGTTTCTATATTTTCAATAGGCATCATCTCTTTAGTTACTTGGTTATCCATTGTTTTTATTTCCGTAATTTATGGTTTAGAACAGCGTTGGATTCATGATCTTTCCCTGCTTCATTCCCCAATAAAAATCCTGCCCTCATCTGTATATTATGATTCTTACTACTATCAAGTAGATAGGCATGCGGATCTTTCCCAATATACAACAAAGACTATAGGAGAAAAACTCGCTTCTTCTTTTATAGATCCTTACGATCCAAATATAGATTACTCTCTTCCTGAAAATTTCCCAGTACCTGATACAAATCCAAATGGAGACTTGAAGGATCCTGTAAAAATAGCCTTCCAATCTCTCATTCCCTATCTAAATCAAAATCAAGCACAGCTTCTGGAATTTGAAGAGGGGATTGGTTATGTCCAAATGGATAGGATTATAAATCCTAGCAAATCAGAATCCCGAACATTTTCCCAATTTGTCGCTTATTCTTCAGACGAGGTTTATAAAGATAGAATACTTCCCTATGATCATACGGATTATAGCTCAGAGATTTTAAATCCTTTTAATAGTTCTGATGAAGGTTGGAAAAAAGATTTTGCGAATTTACAAAACACTTATCGGGGATCTTCTATCATTCTTCCTATTAACTATCGTGATATGGGCTATAGAGTAGGGGATAGGAGTGATCTTAGTATCTTCTCTCCAGAAACTCAGAAGGAAATTAAACATCCCGTATATGTTATTGGATTCTATAATCCTGGTTTATCTCCTATGGGCAGTAAGATCGTATTCATTGATATGAATTTAGCATCCCTAATACGCTCAGAATCTACGGGATTAGGAATGCATAACGGCCTGCATGTTTTCTTCCCTAATACCAAGCAAATAACTCCAATTAAAAATCAGATTCAAGCTATTTTAAATCAAGCCGGCGTAGATCAATATTGGGAAGTATCATCTCTTTATGATTATCAGTATTTCAAGCCTATTTTAGATCAGCTTCGTAGTGACCAGGTATTATTTTTATTGGTTTCCATTATTATTTTGATCGTTGCCTGTTCGAATGTGGTGACTATGTCCATTCTTCTAGTAAATAATAAGAAGAAAGAAATAGGGATCCTTAAAGCTATGGGAACGCCTTCACGCAGTTTAAAGATCATTTTTGGTTTTTGTGGAGCACTTTCTGGGGCAATTGGTGTCGTTTTCGGAACAACTTTTGCAATTGTAACAATGAAAAATCTCTCGCTAATTACCCGTGGATTAAGTTATCTACAAGGCAGAGAGGCTTTCAATTCCTCATTCTTCGGTCAAGGTCTACCTCAGGAAATCCATATCCCGACAATTGCTATACTAGGTTTAGGAACCTTAGTCTTAGCAGCCATTTCCGGAGCTTTGCCAGCAAGGAAAGTTGCTAAAATGCACGTTTCGGATATCTTAAAAGCGGAATAA
- the surE gene encoding 5'/3'-nucleotidase SurE, which yields MLLMCFPATTAFSKEKEVSVSEKSDQSKKRIKILLTNDDGISAKGMTLLVSNLLKADFADIYIVAPATEQSAKSMAFTCRESVVLQPYDYPQPVAGAWSVSGTPVDCVKIALSYLFKDALPDLVLSGINSGSNAGRHVFYSGTTGAAMEAILYGIPAIGLSQEKRICSFQENNPNVPEILKSLSLYALSRPFGSHPVVLNVNFPANSKPWKGMRFVSGGEEYSCGVPKLLLCNGDSKIFALTNCPVVIGEVPSEEYQAMLDNYISVAPLVVRSSPVATLSLKEFEQLQSGFHNFANTIAMRK from the coding sequence ATGTTATTAATGTGCTTCCCTGCAACAACTGCTTTTTCTAAGGAAAAAGAAGTGAGTGTCTCAGAGAAGTCTGATCAAAGCAAAAAGAGAATTAAGATTTTATTAACTAATGACGATGGTATTTCCGCAAAAGGAATGACCCTATTAGTATCCAATTTATTAAAGGCTGATTTTGCTGATATTTATATAGTAGCTCCTGCTACAGAGCAATCAGCAAAAAGCATGGCTTTCACCTGTCGTGAATCTGTAGTTTTACAACCTTATGATTATCCTCAGCCTGTTGCAGGCGCTTGGTCTGTTTCTGGGACTCCTGTTGATTGTGTGAAAATCGCCTTGAGCTACCTATTTAAAGATGCTTTGCCAGATCTTGTGCTGTCTGGGATTAATAGCGGGTCTAATGCAGGAAGGCATGTTTTTTATTCTGGAACTACCGGGGCTGCTATGGAAGCTATTTTATATGGAATTCCTGCAATAGGGCTTTCTCAAGAGAAGAGAATCTGTTCTTTTCAGGAGAATAATCCTAATGTTCCAGAGATACTAAAGTCTTTATCTTTGTACGCTTTATCCAGGCCTTTTGGTTCACATCCTGTAGTTCTTAATGTTAACTTTCCTGCTAATAGCAAGCCTTGGAAAGGAATGCGATTTGTTTCTGGTGGAGAAGAATATTCTTGCGGGGTTCCTAAACTCTTACTTTGCAATGGAGATTCTAAAATTTTTGCATTAACTAATTGTCCTGTGGTTATAGGTGAAGTTCCTTCTGAAGAATATCAAGCAATGTTAGATAATTATATTTCTGTGGCTCCTTTAGTAGTTAGAAGTTCTCCTGTAGCAACTCTTTCTTTGAAAGAATTCGAACAACTACAATCAGGATTTCATAATTTCGCTAATACCATTGCGATGAGAAAATAG
- a CDS encoding flavin prenyltransferase UbiX, protein MKRYIVGISGASGIVLAVRLIEELSRMKHNVEVILSPAAMKTLYYELETSSLLSLIPEENHPYIHQHKIKSIESKLASGSYPVDGTVIIPCSMATIAALSVGLGDNLLRRVADVALKERRKLILVPRESPLHAIHLENLLKLSQNGAIIFPPMPMWYFKPQTIEDITNDIVGKILSLLDVKSDLEKVWVNPA, encoded by the coding sequence ATGAAACGTTATATCGTAGGTATATCTGGAGCCTCAGGAATAGTATTAGCCGTAAGGCTAATAGAAGAACTATCTAGAATGAAACATAATGTTGAGGTAATTCTATCTCCAGCAGCGATGAAAACGCTGTATTATGAACTTGAGACCTCCTCTTTACTTTCTTTAATTCCTGAAGAAAACCATCCCTACATCCATCAGCACAAGATCAAGTCTATAGAGAGTAAACTAGCTTCAGGTTCTTATCCTGTGGATGGTACAGTCATAATTCCTTGTAGCATGGCTACAATAGCAGCTCTTTCTGTAGGATTAGGGGACAACTTATTAAGAAGAGTGGCTGATGTTGCTTTAAAAGAACGTAGAAAATTGATTTTAGTTCCTAGAGAAAGTCCCTTACATGCAATTCATTTAGAAAACTTACTCAAACTATCCCAAAACGGAGCTATCATTTTTCCGCCAATGCCCATGTGGTATTTCAAACCACAAACAATCGAAGATATTACTAATGATATTGTTGGGAAAATTCTATCTCTATTAGATGTAAAAAGCGACTTGGAAAAAGTTTGGGTAAATCCCGCTTAA
- a CDS encoding YitT family protein, which yields MPHGTRLTKFSFPLYFSKTLSWFILGGFLAACGVQMVLVPNELIDGGIVGLSLIASHFFGHKYLPFCLILFNLPFVILAFKQIGKYFVIQMMTAVIIFSCALWLIDSLPLWFGFNPIVFKGSEMETVVFGGAIIGVGCGLIIRHGGSTDGTEILGIIINKKRGYTVGQVILFANFFIFALAGIVYQNWHTAFVSFLTYGIATKVMDMVILGLEDTKSVTIITSSPRKLGHILMENLGVGLTYIHAEGGYSGEPRNVLYIVVERLQLSQLKEIVHREDPHAFIAIENLHEVINGKRTN from the coding sequence ATGCCCCATGGAACTCGTTTAACGAAGTTTAGCTTTCCTCTGTACTTTTCCAAGACTTTAAGTTGGTTTATTCTTGGAGGGTTTCTTGCTGCCTGTGGAGTTCAGATGGTTTTAGTTCCTAATGAACTTATTGATGGTGGTATCGTTGGCTTGTCTCTTATCGCCTCTCATTTCTTTGGCCATAAGTATCTTCCATTTTGTTTGATATTGTTTAACTTACCCTTTGTTATCTTAGCTTTTAAACAAATTGGTAAATATTTTGTAATCCAGATGATGACTGCGGTTATTATCTTTTCTTGTGCCCTATGGCTTATTGACTCCTTACCCTTATGGTTTGGTTTTAATCCTATAGTTTTCAAAGGATCCGAGATGGAAACTGTAGTTTTTGGCGGGGCTATTATTGGTGTGGGTTGTGGGTTGATTATCCGTCATGGAGGATCTACAGATGGCACTGAGATTTTAGGCATTATCATCAATAAGAAAAGAGGTTATACTGTCGGTCAAGTTATCCTCTTTGCGAACTTTTTCATCTTTGCATTAGCGGGAATTGTTTATCAAAATTGGCACACAGCATTTGTGTCATTCTTGACCTACGGCATAGCAACGAAGGTTATGGATATGGTGATTCTAGGACTTGAAGACACAAAGTCCGTCACTATTATTACTTCTTCTCCAAGAAAGCTAGGTCATATTCTTATGGAGAATTTGGGTGTTGGTCTTACTTATATCCACGCTGAGGGTGGATATTCTGGAGAACCTAGAAATGTTCTTTACATTGTTGTAGAACGTTTACAGCTTTCACAACTTAAAGAAATCGTTCATAGAGAAGATCCCCACGCATTTATTGCGATTGAAAATCTTCATGAAGTAATTAATGGTAAACGCACTAATTAA
- a CDS encoding CPSIT_0556 family inclusion membrane protein, with product MAIPAEIRVGNSENQVRNISVLANNRSFIKNERQTFLAVIGAFAVGIILLLVGVCVLILPLGLTSALSISLGVSGIVIGSAVIAYCLKVVYCQNAIWRKNYLEIKSALRDQGLPIPKEKNTEPVLSILFPSSLDVLTYGRVHCMGKTRTLIALSEIVIGIGCIVGAVISELLITTWFRPGISLGLGITGAALFIGGLQDIRAFSLSAQGVTHLYLMQYEQELRKTERTVFEKGLESATSRSNLLESNLREANARNLNLITEITSKNAQITHYKNRISGLELEKVTAPAPTTSSWLGTISSSISSTTQLLGSFLPTIRKTTTTIPESEGIFLGNLLAITPPPSIETQRGNEQTEISSISSDGDESDEDFEDASEGTDNLWPKSQRRNSV from the coding sequence ATGGCTATTCCTGCTGAAATTCGGGTTGGAAATTCAGAGAATCAAGTAAGAAATATTTCTGTTTTGGCGAATAACCGAAGCTTTATTAAAAATGAGAGACAGACTTTTCTAGCTGTTATTGGCGCCTTTGCTGTAGGTATTATCCTACTTCTTGTTGGGGTGTGCGTATTAATCCTTCCTCTAGGACTCACTTCAGCTTTAAGTATTTCTCTAGGAGTTTCTGGAATTGTTATTGGCTCTGCGGTGATTGCCTACTGTCTCAAAGTTGTTTATTGTCAAAACGCTATTTGGAGAAAAAACTATCTAGAAATAAAAAGTGCTCTTAGAGATCAAGGATTACCCATTCCAAAAGAAAAGAATACAGAACCCGTTTTATCTATACTCTTCCCCTCCTCGTTAGACGTGCTAACCTATGGCAGGGTGCATTGTATGGGAAAAACTAGAACATTAATCGCATTAAGCGAAATTGTTATTGGCATAGGCTGCATAGTCGGCGCTGTTATTTCAGAGCTTTTGATAACTACCTGGTTCCGACCTGGAATTAGTTTGGGTTTAGGCATTACAGGAGCCGCCTTGTTTATCGGAGGTCTTCAAGATATCCGAGCTTTTAGTTTAAGTGCTCAGGGAGTTACCCATCTGTATTTAATGCAATATGAACAAGAGTTGAGAAAAACAGAAAGAACGGTATTTGAAAAAGGTTTAGAAAGTGCAACGTCGCGTTCAAATCTATTAGAGAGCAATCTTCGGGAAGCTAATGCTAGAAATTTAAATCTAATTACTGAAATTACTTCAAAAAATGCTCAAATTACCCACTACAAAAATCGAATTTCAGGTTTAGAACTAGAGAAAGTGACCGCCCCTGCTCCCACAACCTCTTCTTGGTTAGGTACAATTTCTTCATCTATTTCGTCTACAACACAATTGTTAGGCTCTTTCCTACCCACTATACGAAAAACTACTACTACTATTCCAGAATCAGAAGGAATCTTTTTGGGCAATTTGCTAGCTATTACTCCTCCACCCTCTATTGAAACACAAAGAGGAAATGAACAGACTGAAATTTCATCTATTAGTAGCGATGGCGATGAATCTGATGAGGATTTTGAAGATGCCAGCGAGGGGACTGATAATCTATGGCCAAAATCGCAGCGTCGTAATAGTGTTTAA
- the rimO gene encoding 30S ribosomal protein S12 methylthiotransferase RimO: MTTKEQVFFNQATSKNKIHFISLGCSRNLVDSEVMLGILLKAGYEATEMLQEADYLILNTCAFLKAARDESMDYLQRIIKAKKEDAKIILTGCMVSKHKEELKPWLPYIHYVLGSGDVEHILSAIESKEAGEKLSSKSYLEMGEIPRKLSTPKHYAYLKIAEGCRKRCAFCIIPTIKGGLRSKPLDQIIKEFRLLLNMGVKEIILIAQDLGDYGKDLSADRKSCLDSVLKEMLKEPGDYWIRMLYLYPDEVDDTIIDLMESDSRLLPYVDIPLQHINNRVLKNMLRTTSKEQILDLLTKLRTRIPHIYIRSSFIVGFPGETDEEFQDLVDFVAKGWIDNLGIFSYSQEEGSVAAKMPDQIPQSIKSKRLKILSQTQKKNVERHNKQLVGQIVEAVIDGYHPDSELLLTARFYGQAPEVDPCIIVNEARLVSGFGERYLIEITGYVGYDLVGRVVKKVPGE; encoded by the coding sequence ATGACAACTAAAGAACAGGTTTTTTTTAATCAGGCAACCTCAAAAAATAAAATTCATTTTATTAGTTTGGGATGTTCTAGAAACCTTGTAGATAGTGAGGTAATGCTCGGCATATTATTGAAAGCCGGTTATGAAGCTACAGAAATGCTTCAGGAAGCTGACTATTTAATTTTGAATACATGTGCTTTTTTAAAAGCGGCTCGAGATGAATCCATGGATTATCTTCAACGTATAATTAAAGCAAAAAAGGAAGACGCGAAGATTATACTAACTGGCTGCATGGTATCTAAGCACAAAGAGGAATTAAAACCGTGGCTTCCCTACATACATTATGTTTTAGGCTCCGGAGATGTAGAACATATTCTATCTGCGATTGAATCTAAGGAAGCGGGAGAAAAATTATCTTCTAAAAGTTATTTAGAAATGGGAGAGATACCTAGAAAACTATCGACTCCCAAGCATTATGCCTATTTGAAAATAGCTGAGGGATGTCGTAAACGCTGTGCTTTTTGTATTATTCCAACGATTAAAGGCGGTTTAAGAAGTAAACCTCTAGATCAAATTATTAAAGAATTTCGTCTATTATTGAATATGGGAGTGAAAGAGATTATTTTAATTGCTCAAGATTTGGGTGATTACGGTAAAGATCTTTCTGCGGACCGCAAATCTTGTTTAGATAGTGTATTAAAGGAGATGCTCAAAGAGCCTGGGGATTATTGGATTCGTATGCTCTATCTATATCCCGATGAAGTTGACGATACGATTATTGATCTTATGGAAAGTGATTCTCGTCTGCTCCCCTATGTGGATATTCCTCTACAGCATATTAATAATCGTGTCTTGAAAAATATGTTGAGAACAACGTCTAAAGAACAAATTTTAGACTTATTAACTAAGCTGCGCACACGTATTCCACATATTTATATTCGTTCTTCATTCATTGTAGGTTTCCCTGGAGAGACTGATGAAGAATTTCAAGATCTTGTAGATTTTGTTGCTAAAGGATGGATCGATAATTTAGGAATCTTTTCTTATTCTCAAGAAGAAGGTTCTGTAGCTGCAAAAATGCCAGATCAAATACCTCAGAGTATAAAATCCAAAAGACTTAAGATTCTTTCTCAAACACAAAAGAAAAATGTTGAGAGGCATAATAAGCAACTTGTTGGACAGATTGTCGAGGCGGTTATTGACGGTTATCATCCTGATAGCGAACTCTTATTAACTGCACGTTTTTATGGACAAGCTCCCGAAGTTGATCCATGTATTATTGTTAACGAAGCGCGTTTAGTTTCAGGATTCGGAGAGCGTTATTTAATCGAGATTACAGGTTATGTGGGTTATGATCTTGTTGGTCGAGTAGTGAAAAAAGTGCCCGGAGAATAA